The following proteins are encoded in a genomic region of Hirundo rustica isolate bHirRus1 chromosome 15, bHirRus1.pri.v3, whole genome shotgun sequence:
- the DECR2 gene encoding peroxisomal 2,4-dienoyl-CoA reductase [(3E)-enoyl-CoA-producing] isoform X2: MAEAAAAARVPPDEDGDECLPQYRHLLSPDLLEGQVAFITGGGSGIGFRIAEIFMRHGCRTVIASRSLQRVSEASKKLVAATGQQCLPLSLDVRQPQTIAAAVDEALKEFKRIDILINGAAGNFLCPASALSFNAFKTVMDIDTMGTFNTSKVIFEKYFRDHGGVIVNITATLSYRGQALQVHAGAAKAAIDAMTRHLAVEWGPNNIRVNSLAPGPILGTEGFRRLGGKFAEKSDQFSVIPLQRAGNKTEIAHSTLYLASPLSSYVTGTTLVVDGGSWLTSPNSFSALLGIASSSAKL; the protein is encoded by the exons ATGGCCGAGGCCGCCGCGGCCGCGCGGGTGCCCCCGGACGAGGACGGGGACGAGTGCCTGCCGCAGTACCGGCACCTGCTCAGCCCCGACCTGCTCGA GGGCCAGGTAGCCTTCATCaccggcggcggctccgggatCGGCTTTCGCATCGCCGAGATCTTCATGAG GCACGGCTGCCGGACCGTCATTGccagcaggagcctgcagcGAGTGTCCGAG gCTTCGAAAAAGCTGGTGGCAGCCAcagggcagcagtgcctgcCCCTGTCCTTGGACGTCCGACAGCCGCAGACCATTGCGGCAGCAGTGGACGAGGCGCTGAAGGAGTTCAAGAGGATTGACATCCTCATTAATG GTGCTGCAGGGAATTTCCTGTGCCCAGCCAGTGCCCTGTCCTTCAACGCCTTCAAGACAGTGATGGACATCGACACCATGGGCACCTTCAACACCTCCAAAGTCATCTTTGAGAAGTATTTCCGG GACCACGGCGGGGTCATTGTTAACATCACGGCGACCCTGAGCTACCGAGGGCAGGCCCTGCAGGTGCACGCTGGGGCTGCCAAGGCTGCCATAG ATGCCATGACCCGTCACCTGGCAGTGGAGTGGGGACCCAACAACATCCGTGTGAACAGCCTGGCGCCTGGCCCCATCTTGGGCACCGAGGGCTTCCGACGCCTGG GTGGGAAATTTGCTGAGAAATCCGACCAGTTCTCCGTGATCCCGCTGCAGCGTGCGGGGAACAAGACGGAGATCGCGCACAGCACGCTGTACCTGGCCAGCCCCCTCTCGTCCTACGTCACCGGCACCACCCTGGTCGTGGATGGGGGGAGCTGGCTCACGTCCCCCAACAGCTTCTCTGCCTTGCTGGGTATTGCCTCCTCCTCTGCTAAACTCTAG
- the NME4 gene encoding nucleoside diphosphate kinase, mitochondrial isoform X2 → MGSLGRCLARSLPRGQPGLSPPGPRCYGSAPAALQEKTLVVAKPDAVQRRLLGDIIQRFERRGFKLVAMKLLQVDRRLVDQHYEQLRLEPFYPALVTYMTSGPVVAMVWEGYNVVRCTRAMVGDSSAVGTIRGDLSVHITSDSVETAQREIGFWFQRDELVAWDSRDRDNIYGL, encoded by the exons ATGGGCTCCCTGGGGCGCTGCCTGGCCCGGAGCCTCCCCCGGGGACAGCCGGGCCTGAGCCCCCCCGGGCCCCGCTGCTACGGCTCCG CCCCCGCGGCGCTGCAGGAGAAGACGCTGGTGGTGGCCAAGCCGGACGCGGTGCAGCGGCGGCTGCTGGGGGACATCATCCAGCGCTTCGAGCGCCGCGGATTCAAGCTGGTGGCCATGAAGCTGCTCCAG GTGGACCGCAGGCTCGTGGACCAGCACTACGAGCAGCTGCGGCTGGAGCCCTTCTACCCCGCGCTCGTCACCTACATGACCTCGGGGCCGGTGGTGGCCATG GTGTGGGAGGGCTACAACGTGGTGCGGTGCACGCGGGCCATGGTTGGGGACAGCAGCGCCGTGGGGACCATCCGGGGGGACCTCAGCGTGCACATCACCAG TGACTCCGTGGAGACGGCCCAGCGGGAGATCGGCTTCTGGTTCCAGCGGGACGAGCTGGTggcctgggacagcagggacagggacaacaTCTACGGGCTCTAG
- the NME4 gene encoding nucleoside diphosphate kinase, mitochondrial isoform X1, producing the protein MGSLGRCLARSLPRGQPGLSPPGPRCYGSAPAALQEKTLVVAKPDAVQRRLLGDIIQRFERRGFKLVAMKLLQVDRRLVDQHYEQLRLEPFYPALVTYMTSGPVVAMVWEGYNVVRCTRAMVGDSSAVGTIRGDLSVHITRNVVHASDSVETAQREIGFWFQRDELVAWDSRDRDNIYGL; encoded by the exons ATGGGCTCCCTGGGGCGCTGCCTGGCCCGGAGCCTCCCCCGGGGACAGCCGGGCCTGAGCCCCCCCGGGCCCCGCTGCTACGGCTCCG CCCCCGCGGCGCTGCAGGAGAAGACGCTGGTGGTGGCCAAGCCGGACGCGGTGCAGCGGCGGCTGCTGGGGGACATCATCCAGCGCTTCGAGCGCCGCGGATTCAAGCTGGTGGCCATGAAGCTGCTCCAG GTGGACCGCAGGCTCGTGGACCAGCACTACGAGCAGCTGCGGCTGGAGCCCTTCTACCCCGCGCTCGTCACCTACATGACCTCGGGGCCGGTGGTGGCCATG GTGTGGGAGGGCTACAACGTGGTGCGGTGCACGCGGGCCATGGTTGGGGACAGCAGCGCCGTGGGGACCATCCGGGGGGACCTCAGCGTGCACATCACCAG GAACGTGGTCCATGCCAGTGACTCCGTGGAGACGGCCCAGCGGGAGATCGGCTTCTGGTTCCAGCGGGACGAGCTGGTggcctgggacagcagggacagggacaacaTCTACGGGCTCTAG
- the DECR2 gene encoding peroxisomal 2,4-dienoyl-CoA reductase [(3E)-enoyl-CoA-producing] isoform X1 produces the protein MAEAAAAARVPPDEDGDECLPQYRHLLSPDLLEGQVAFITGGGSGIGFRIAEIFMRHGCRTVIASRSLQRVSEASKKLVAATGQQCLPLSLDVRQPQTIAAAVDEALKEFKRIDILINGAAGNFLCPASALSFNAFKTVMDIDTMGTFNTSKVIFEKYFRDHGGVIVNITATLSYRGQALQVHAGAAKAAIDAMTRHLAVEWGPNNIRVNSLAPGPILGTEGFRRLGGKFAEKSDQFSVIPLQRAGNKTEIAHSTLYLASPLSSYVTGTTLVVDGGSWLTSPNSFSALLGVWAAGADQPR, from the exons ATGGCCGAGGCCGCCGCGGCCGCGCGGGTGCCCCCGGACGAGGACGGGGACGAGTGCCTGCCGCAGTACCGGCACCTGCTCAGCCCCGACCTGCTCGA GGGCCAGGTAGCCTTCATCaccggcggcggctccgggatCGGCTTTCGCATCGCCGAGATCTTCATGAG GCACGGCTGCCGGACCGTCATTGccagcaggagcctgcagcGAGTGTCCGAG gCTTCGAAAAAGCTGGTGGCAGCCAcagggcagcagtgcctgcCCCTGTCCTTGGACGTCCGACAGCCGCAGACCATTGCGGCAGCAGTGGACGAGGCGCTGAAGGAGTTCAAGAGGATTGACATCCTCATTAATG GTGCTGCAGGGAATTTCCTGTGCCCAGCCAGTGCCCTGTCCTTCAACGCCTTCAAGACAGTGATGGACATCGACACCATGGGCACCTTCAACACCTCCAAAGTCATCTTTGAGAAGTATTTCCGG GACCACGGCGGGGTCATTGTTAACATCACGGCGACCCTGAGCTACCGAGGGCAGGCCCTGCAGGTGCACGCTGGGGCTGCCAAGGCTGCCATAG ATGCCATGACCCGTCACCTGGCAGTGGAGTGGGGACCCAACAACATCCGTGTGAACAGCCTGGCGCCTGGCCCCATCTTGGGCACCGAGGGCTTCCGACGCCTGG GTGGGAAATTTGCTGAGAAATCCGACCAGTTCTCCGTGATCCCGCTGCAGCGTGCGGGGAACAAGACGGAGATCGCGCACAGCACGCTGTACCTGGCCAGCCCCCTCTCGTCCTACGTCACCGGCACCACCCTGGTCGTGGATGGGGGGAGCTGGCTCACGTCCCCCAACAGCTTCTCTGCCTTGCTGG GTGtgtgggctgcaggagcagaccAACCCCGCTGA